Proteins encoded in a region of the Stieleria neptunia genome:
- a CDS encoding PepSY domain-containing protein, with protein sequence MTQSESSRPSAESSGGARRSGRKRVTRLTVLIRRVHLYAGLFLLPWVFLYGVTGAMYNHKGLLPELEIHSVGAAVTEATPLASFPTADELASRVIKKLREAAPDSEIELSEESTPQFNNNLIIEAVGGEQKRSVEIDPVRRTACVMLYPENEEVLEPMLKDVRSIALDENPYLLARQAVPEIVSAAGFDAPSSTQPMGWCKLNFIATVDGEPARVTYVLRDGHIDITRYEGQDGMSPRQFFMRLHTSHGQPPHWNGRMYWSLILDAMAIAMVTWGLSGLVMWWQLKRTRLIGSLVILASVLTASGLYLSMLDFYATTKL encoded by the coding sequence ATGACGCAAAGCGAATCCTCTCGGCCGTCGGCTGAATCCTCTGGCGGCGCCCGACGTTCCGGGCGAAAACGAGTCACGCGTTTGACCGTCTTGATTCGCCGGGTCCACTTGTACGCGGGGCTGTTTCTGCTCCCGTGGGTGTTTCTCTATGGCGTGACCGGTGCGATGTACAACCACAAGGGATTGCTGCCGGAGTTGGAAATCCATTCCGTCGGCGCGGCGGTCACTGAAGCGACACCGCTGGCGTCGTTTCCCACCGCCGATGAGTTGGCAAGTCGAGTGATCAAAAAGCTCCGTGAGGCGGCGCCGGATTCGGAGATTGAGTTGTCCGAGGAAAGTACTCCGCAATTCAACAACAATTTGATCATTGAGGCTGTCGGCGGCGAGCAGAAGCGGTCGGTGGAAATCGATCCGGTCCGTCGGACGGCTTGTGTGATGTTGTATCCGGAGAACGAGGAAGTGCTGGAGCCGATGCTCAAGGATGTCCGCAGCATCGCGCTGGATGAAAATCCGTATTTGCTGGCCAGGCAGGCGGTGCCGGAGATCGTGTCCGCCGCCGGATTTGACGCTCCGTCGTCTACCCAGCCGATGGGTTGGTGCAAGCTGAATTTCATTGCGACGGTCGACGGAGAACCGGCACGCGTGACCTACGTGCTCCGCGACGGGCACATCGATATCACTCGCTACGAAGGGCAGGATGGGATGTCGCCACGGCAGTTCTTTATGCGTCTGCACACGTCGCACGGTCAGCCGCCGCATTGGAACGGCAGGATGTATTGGTCCTTGATCCTGGATGCGATGGCCATCGCGATGGTCACTTGGGGATTGAGCGGGTTGGTCATGTGGTGGCAACTCAAACGTACCCGTCTGATCGGTTCACTCGTGATCCTCGCCAGTGTGCTTACCGCCTCGGGGCTGTATCTCAGCATGCTGGATTTCTACGCGACGACGAAGTTGTGA
- a CDS encoding IS110 family RNA-guided transposase: MTATGIQSTSISSTLFVALELSKSVWKLGFACAEHPSLRIRNVAAGDLRQFESELLAAKRKFALEDDAGTVTCYEAGRDGFWIHRALEAIGLTNHVIESASLEVDRRSKQRKTDRLDVQKMVHALLRYYRGERGALRPIHVPLMEDEDIRNLQRGLQSIRKDKRRLTNRIKGLLFAQGIVLGTIDSEFEAILETLKTGDGQPIGAYLRKRLQLEFTRLKLCVCQIRELEEQRAELFRQANAAADQCASRQQIADRLVELCGIGVECAWTLSTELFSWREFRNRRQLGAVVGLAPTPYSSGALNREQGISKAGRGDVRSLLVEVGWLWLRYQPQSDLARWFREKAGGQSSRMRRIAIVALARKLVIALWKYAMQGELPRGAKFKSPAQKRRLRKTASLGAVNLQEVAMA, from the coding sequence ATGACCGCGACCGGTATTCAGTCTACTTCAATTTCCTCCACTTTGTTTGTCGCTTTGGAACTCAGCAAATCCGTTTGGAAGCTTGGTTTTGCTTGCGCCGAGCATCCGAGCCTTCGGATTCGAAATGTTGCCGCCGGCGACCTCCGGCAATTTGAATCCGAATTATTAGCCGCAAAACGCAAGTTCGCACTCGAGGACGACGCAGGGACCGTAACCTGCTACGAAGCCGGACGCGATGGTTTCTGGATTCATCGGGCGTTGGAAGCGATTGGGCTGACCAATCACGTGATCGAATCGGCATCTCTTGAAGTCGATCGACGCAGCAAGCAGCGCAAGACCGATCGTCTGGACGTCCAAAAAATGGTCCACGCGTTGCTACGGTATTACCGTGGCGAACGTGGAGCACTACGGCCGATTCACGTCCCGTTGATGGAAGACGAAGACATTCGCAATCTGCAGCGAGGCCTGCAGTCAATCCGCAAGGACAAACGGCGATTAACCAACCGGATCAAAGGTCTGCTGTTCGCCCAAGGCATTGTGCTCGGAACGATCGATTCTGAGTTCGAAGCAATACTTGAAACGCTAAAAACGGGTGACGGTCAACCGATCGGAGCGTATCTCCGAAAACGATTGCAGCTGGAGTTCACTCGGCTGAAGCTTTGTGTTTGCCAGATTCGAGAATTGGAAGAGCAACGAGCCGAGTTGTTTCGTCAGGCGAACGCTGCGGCCGATCAATGTGCCTCGCGTCAACAGATTGCAGATCGCCTGGTCGAACTCTGCGGGATCGGAGTGGAATGTGCGTGGACGCTTTCGACGGAGCTGTTTTCATGGCGTGAATTCCGGAATCGTCGTCAACTCGGAGCGGTCGTTGGACTCGCGCCAACGCCTTACAGCAGCGGTGCACTGAATCGTGAGCAGGGCATCAGCAAGGCGGGTCGCGGTGATGTGCGAAGCTTACTTGTTGAGGTTGGATGGTTGTGGCTGCGTTATCAACCTCAAAGCGACTTAGCTCGGTGGTTCCGGGAAAAAGCGGGGGGACAGAGCAGCCGCATGCGTCGAATCGCGATTGTGGCATTGGCCCGCAAGTTGGTCATCGCGCTTTGGAAGTATGCGATGCAAGGGGAACTACCACGCGGAGCGAAATTCAAATCACCCGCACAAAAACGTCGTCTGCGTAAGACCGCAAGTCTAGGCGCAGTGAACTTGCAGGAGGTTGCGATGGCATAA
- a CDS encoding quinone-dependent dihydroorotate dehydrogenase codes for MIYQRLVRPLLFRFDPEWTHDQAIAWGAAATRIPGLLRWASRMHGVDDTRLNIDVAGIPFKNPLGLAAGYDKSGRAVAAMASLGFGHVEIGSVSAMPSAGNPKPRLWRLPIDDAICVHYGLPNEGAAAVAKRLQGQRIDVPLGINLVNTNHGVCSDAISPDEILQDYVTAAETLRGCASYFMLNLSCPNTSDGREFFDAPGHLGELLERLASIPIDVPLLLKLSPDWDDAAIDRMLQTVDGYASVAGFMFNLSSRRRSGLATPCEIWNDWPGAISGSPTKDWMDRRIVSLYRQMDRRRYRIIAAGGVATAEDAYRKLRAGASLVQLLTALVYQGPRVVRRINRGLLELLERDGVSHVQDIVGADVSGV; via the coding sequence ATGATTTATCAACGTCTCGTTCGTCCGCTGTTGTTTCGCTTCGATCCGGAGTGGACGCACGATCAGGCGATCGCCTGGGGGGCGGCGGCAACGCGAATCCCCGGTTTGCTTCGCTGGGCGTCACGGATGCATGGCGTCGATGACACGCGGCTGAACATCGACGTTGCCGGCATCCCGTTCAAGAATCCTCTCGGTCTGGCTGCCGGGTACGACAAATCGGGACGCGCGGTCGCGGCGATGGCGTCCTTGGGGTTCGGCCACGTCGAAATCGGTTCGGTCTCGGCGATGCCCTCGGCGGGAAATCCTAAACCGCGTTTATGGCGACTGCCGATCGATGATGCGATTTGCGTGCACTACGGATTGCCCAACGAGGGTGCCGCCGCGGTCGCGAAACGATTGCAGGGGCAGCGGATCGACGTGCCGCTGGGGATCAACTTGGTGAACACCAATCATGGCGTGTGTTCAGATGCGATCAGCCCCGATGAGATTCTCCAGGACTACGTCACCGCGGCCGAAACGCTGCGAGGGTGTGCGTCGTATTTCATGCTGAATCTGAGCTGTCCCAACACTTCCGACGGCCGCGAATTTTTTGATGCGCCGGGACACCTCGGCGAGCTGCTTGAGCGACTGGCATCGATTCCCATCGACGTTCCACTGTTGCTGAAGCTCTCGCCGGATTGGGACGACGCGGCGATCGATCGAATGTTGCAGACGGTGGATGGCTACGCATCGGTCGCCGGGTTCATGTTCAACCTATCGTCGCGGCGTCGGTCGGGGTTGGCAACGCCATGTGAGATTTGGAACGATTGGCCCGGCGCGATTTCGGGATCGCCGACGAAGGATTGGATGGACCGGCGAATCGTCAGCTTGTACCGGCAAATGGATCGTCGGCGTTATCGGATCATCGCAGCCGGCGGAGTGGCGACCGCCGAGGACGCCTACCGCAAACTTCGCGCGGGCGCGTCGTTGGTTCAATTGCTGACCGCGCTGGTGTACCAGGGCCCGCGCGTGGTCCGCCGGATCAATCGCGGACTGTTGGAATTGTTGGAGCGGGACGGCGTCTCACACGTGCAAGACATCGTGGGGGCGGATGTCAGCGGTGTGTAG
- a CDS encoding ATP-binding protein, with the protein MNDPNQVALDALRQAVGLAPENIALADHLAKTLLQMSRPEEAAQVYRDALHHHPGNTPLQLGLADSYRRANRLSHALAILETLVAEKKPPAEALLLHARVLHGQGETRSAINQYKDAIDANPDLSDAAFESLLGLNFESESDDFAERTPASWMEDAPESGFDQQDMDDDDSFADLETPSIKFDDVGGMTEVKEDIRVKIIYPLQHAEMFAAYGKKVGGGILMYGPPGCGKTMLARATAGEIEAGFLSVGISDVLDMWVGNSEKNLHNLFQQARRNRPCVVFFDEVDALGASRSDMRRSSGRHLINQFLSELDGVETDNDGVLFLAATNAPWHLDSAFRRPGRFDRIVFVPPPDAEARIEILKLALAGKPTEKINLEKLAAKTVDFSGADLNSVVDTAVETKLKDAVKTGLPKPITTSDLMTAVKRCRPSTGEWFSTARNHALYSNEGGAYDPILDYLKIKR; encoded by the coding sequence ATGAATGACCCCAACCAAGTCGCATTGGATGCCTTGCGTCAAGCCGTCGGCTTGGCACCGGAGAACATTGCGTTGGCCGACCACCTTGCCAAAACGCTGCTGCAAATGTCTCGGCCCGAGGAAGCCGCCCAGGTCTATCGGGATGCGCTCCATCACCATCCCGGCAACACCCCGCTGCAACTGGGGCTGGCCGACAGCTACCGACGCGCCAATCGGCTCTCGCACGCCCTGGCGATCCTTGAAACGTTGGTCGCTGAGAAAAAACCGCCCGCCGAGGCGTTGCTGCTGCACGCCCGTGTGCTGCACGGCCAGGGCGAGACCCGTTCGGCCATCAATCAATACAAAGACGCGATCGATGCCAACCCCGATCTATCCGATGCGGCCTTCGAAAGCCTGCTCGGATTGAATTTCGAATCCGAGTCCGACGACTTCGCCGAGCGCACACCGGCCAGTTGGATGGAAGACGCTCCCGAATCGGGGTTCGACCAGCAGGACATGGACGACGACGATTCGTTCGCGGATCTGGAAACCCCGTCGATCAAGTTCGACGATGTCGGTGGCATGACCGAGGTGAAAGAGGACATCCGCGTCAAAATCATCTATCCGCTGCAACATGCCGAGATGTTCGCCGCCTATGGGAAAAAAGTCGGCGGAGGCATTTTGATGTACGGACCGCCCGGCTGTGGCAAGACGATGCTCGCGCGGGCAACGGCCGGAGAAATCGAGGCGGGGTTCTTGAGTGTCGGAATCAGCGATGTCTTGGACATGTGGGTCGGCAACAGCGAAAAGAACCTCCACAACCTGTTCCAACAAGCCCGCCGCAACCGCCCCTGTGTCGTGTTTTTTGACGAAGTCGACGCGCTCGGTGCCAGCCGATCGGACATGCGTCGCAGCAGCGGTCGACACTTGATCAACCAGTTTTTGTCCGAGCTAGACGGTGTGGAGACGGACAATGACGGCGTCTTGTTTCTGGCCGCCACGAACGCACCGTGGCATTTGGATAGCGCGTTTCGCCGCCCCGGTCGATTCGATCGAATCGTGTTTGTCCCGCCGCCGGACGCGGAAGCCCGCATCGAAATTTTGAAACTGGCACTCGCCGGAAAGCCGACCGAGAAGATCAACCTGGAAAAACTCGCCGCGAAAACCGTCGACTTTTCCGGTGCAGATTTGAACTCGGTCGTCGACACCGCGGTCGAAACCAAATTGAAGGACGCGGTGAAAACGGGATTGCCCAAACCGATCACAACGAGTGATCTGATGACGGCCGTCAAACGCTGTCGACCGAGCACCGGCGAATGGTTTTCCACCGCACGGAACCACGCGCTGTATTCCAACGAAGGCGGTGCGTACGACCCGATTCTGGATTACCTGAAGATCAAGCGATGA